A genome region from Sphingobacteriaceae bacterium GW460-11-11-14-LB5 includes the following:
- a CDS encoding beta-galactosidase, whose translation MYLFNTIRAVILALLFTIPVFAQETHTFALGDDAFLLDGKPFQMISGEIHYPRIPREAWRSRMKMAKAMGLNTIGTYVFWNLHEPQKGIFDFKGNNDVAEFVRIAKEEGLWVILRPSPYVCAEWEFGGYPYWLENEKGLVVRSKDPLYLKEYEKYIMEVGKQLAPLQVNHGGNILMVQIENEYGSYGSDKEYLSINQKLFIKAGFDGLLYTCDPAPDLTNGYLPGLLPAVNGLDNPEKVKKLIADHHNGKGPYYIAEWYPAWFDWWGAPHHTVPAARFTGKLDSVLAAGISINMYMFHGGTTRGFMNGANFKDETPYEPQISSYDYDAPLDEAGNATAKFHAFRSIIQKHLPAGTTLPPVPNPKPAIRIPTIKLGLTASLTGNLSKGTYHDSPLTFEELLQDYGFVLYRTTLTGGIKGTLKIKELRDYALIMVNGKQIATLDRRLNQDSLNISLPQGKVVLDILVENLGRINFGKYLLQNRKGITGYVSFNNRKIKGWTMYRFPFNDLSKIKYQSTVKAGNTPVIKKGTFNLTAIGDTYLDMRKWGKGMVWVNGHNLGKYWSIGPQETLYLPAEWLRKGVNSIEVLELLRPNQNEITGIDHPLLDGIDHSVPDHLPRKID comes from the coding sequence ATGTATTTATTTAACACAATCAGAGCGGTAATACTCGCTTTACTTTTTACAATCCCCGTTTTCGCGCAGGAAACACACACTTTCGCCCTTGGTGATGATGCTTTTTTACTTGATGGTAAACCATTCCAAATGATCAGTGGTGAAATTCATTATCCGAGGATTCCACGAGAAGCCTGGCGGTCAAGGATGAAGATGGCAAAGGCAATGGGGCTTAATACCATCGGAACTTATGTCTTCTGGAACCTTCATGAACCCCAAAAGGGCATCTTCGACTTTAAAGGCAATAATGATGTGGCCGAATTTGTCAGAATAGCTAAGGAGGAAGGTTTGTGGGTTATTTTAAGGCCAAGCCCATATGTATGCGCAGAATGGGAGTTTGGTGGTTATCCCTATTGGCTGGAAAACGAAAAAGGACTTGTGGTGCGGAGTAAGGACCCGCTTTATTTAAAGGAGTATGAAAAATACATCATGGAGGTTGGCAAGCAGCTTGCACCATTACAGGTCAACCACGGTGGCAATATATTAATGGTCCAGATTGAGAATGAGTATGGCTCTTATGGCAGCGATAAGGAATACCTTTCGATCAATCAGAAATTATTTATAAAAGCTGGTTTCGATGGCTTGTTATATACCTGTGACCCTGCACCTGACCTCACCAATGGTTATCTTCCGGGCCTGTTGCCGGCAGTTAACGGGCTTGATAATCCCGAAAAGGTGAAGAAACTGATCGCAGATCATCATAACGGAAAAGGGCCTTACTACATCGCTGAATGGTATCCCGCCTGGTTCGACTGGTGGGGAGCTCCTCATCATACCGTGCCGGCAGCCCGATTTACGGGTAAATTAGACTCGGTACTTGCCGCCGGAATTTCCATTAACATGTATATGTTTCACGGGGGTACAACACGCGGTTTTATGAACGGGGCGAATTTTAAAGATGAAACCCCTTATGAACCGCAGATTAGTAGTTATGACTATGATGCCCCTCTGGATGAAGCAGGCAATGCCACAGCGAAATTCCATGCATTTCGATCCATTATTCAAAAGCACCTGCCTGCCGGAACAACGCTGCCACCCGTTCCCAATCCTAAACCAGCCATACGGATACCAACTATAAAACTTGGGCTTACGGCATCATTAACGGGGAATCTTTCTAAGGGAACTTATCACGATAGTCCCCTCACTTTCGAGGAACTCCTGCAGGATTATGGATTTGTACTTTACAGAACAACACTAACCGGCGGTATTAAAGGCACATTGAAAATCAAAGAGCTGCGCGATTATGCATTGATCATGGTTAATGGTAAGCAGATCGCTACGCTTGACCGCCGTTTGAACCAGGATAGTTTAAATATAAGTCTTCCACAAGGGAAGGTCGTATTGGATATTCTGGTAGAAAATCTTGGACGGATTAATTTCGGGAAATACTTATTGCAAAACCGTAAAGGAATAACGGGGTACGTAAGCTTTAACAATCGAAAAATTAAAGGCTGGACAATGTACCGCTTTCCTTTCAACGATCTGTCAAAAATCAAATACCAGTCAACCGTTAAGGCCGGAAATACGCCTGTTATTAAAAAGGGCACGTTCAACCTCACCGCTATTGGCGATACCTACCTTGATATGCGTAAGTGGGGGAAAGGAATGGTATGGGTGAATGGCCATAACCTGGGTAAGTATTGGAGCATCGGTCCACAGGAAACGCTTTACCTTCCCGCAGAATGGTTACGTAAAGGTGTTAATTCGATCGAAGTACTGGAATTACTCCGACCTAATCAGAACGAAATAACAGGGATAGACCATCCTTTACTCGATGGAATTGACCATTCCGTACCCGACCATTTGCCGCGTAAGATCGATTAA